DNA sequence from the Thermostichus vulcanus str. 'Rupite' genome:
GAATGCGGCCCTGGCGCATCCTGCTCTTAGTTGGCAGTTCTACCAAGATGAGCGCCTGCTCCTTAGCCTTTGGCCAGGGAAAACCTTGCAAGACATCCTTTTGCAACTGTTGCCGCACCTGGATCCCTCCGACTTGCGCTACCGACGCATCCACCAACAAGAGGGCGACTGGGAAATGCTCTTGGGTTTACCGGATCGCCTGCATCGTCCCCGCCCCGATTGGATCCGGCTGGCGGTGAATGGGCGCTTTGTGCAGCTTCCCGAATTGCAGCGGGTAATGCAGTCGGTGTTTCACCATACCCTGCCCCGCCACCGACATCCTTTGGCCGTCGTCCATCTGCGTCTGCCCCCTGAGCAGGTGGATTGGAATCGCCATCCCGCCAAGAGTGAGCTGTATGTGCAAGCGCTGGCCACCCGACAGGAGCAGTTGCGCCAGCATCTGCACTCTCTCCTCAACCCAGGAGCCGGACAAGCCAGCCGCCGCTCCGTACAACTGATTCGGGCTAGCGAGGCCAAACAGGCTTATCTTGTCATGCCTACAGCACCGAGGCAGGAAGCGCAAAAGGCAGAGGGTCTCGATGCTCCGTCAGTCTCCCAGAACTCAGTTCTAAACCCTGGAACCCCAACGGGATCCCTGCCCCCCCTCAAGGCCCTGGCGCAACTACACCAGATCTATATCCTGACGGAGCATCCCCAGGGGCTATGGTTGGTGGAGCAACACCTGGCTCACGAACGCGTCCGCTACGAGCAACTGCAACAGCATTGGCAGTTGGTGGAACCGGATTTCCCTCTGACGCTGGAAGGACTCTCCCCCCAGGCCCTGCAACAGCTCGAGCACTTGGGGTTAGAACCTGAACCCTTTGGCCCCCATACCCACGTGTTGCGACGGATCCCGCTGGCTTTGCTGCAAGAAGATCCTCAGGAAATTCAGGGATCCCTGCTGGAACTCAGCCATTGCCAAGATTTGCAGGCCGCTCAGGTGGCAGTGGCCTGTCGGGGTGCTCTCCGCAACGGGATCCCGCTCACCCTGGAGCAAATGCAACAGTTAATAGACGCTTGGCAGCGCACCCTCAACCCCCATACCTGTCCTCATGGCCGCCCGGTCTATCTGGC
Encoded proteins:
- the mutL gene encoding DNA mismatch repair endonuclease MutL, with product MCTIQPLPPERVAQMAAGEVIDSLAAAVRELVENALDAQATRIQVEVWPQRWQIRVSDNGQGIPASQLEQVAHRYTSSKWDPQSDPSTLGFRGEALHSLARLGSLTLQTWHRADPHGWRACYNREGSLTDKQPAATALGTVVTVSNLFADWPLRRQEPASARLLLTLLQNAALAHPALSWQFYQDERLLLSLWPGKTLQDILLQLLPHLDPSDLRYRRIHQQEGDWEMLLGLPDRLHRPRPDWIRLAVNGRFVQLPELQRVMQSVFHHTLPRHRHPLAVVHLRLPPEQVDWNRHPAKSELYVQALATRQEQLRQHLHSLLNPGAGQASRRSVQLIRASEAKQAYLVMPTAPRQEAQKAEGLDAPSVSQNSVLNPGTPTGSLPPLKALAQLHQIYILTEHPQGLWLVEQHLAHERVRYEQLQQHWQLVEPDFPLTLEGLSPQALQQLEHLGLEPEPFGPHTHVLRRIPLALLQEDPQEIQGSLLELSHCQDLQAAQVAVACRGALRNGIPLTLEQMQQLIDAWQRTLNPHTCPHGRPVYLALSEQDLARYFRRRWSLCDRPGVSQGGGSLLNLNALGDRFATQVRQATEASALKAKDGVKPSPL